From a single Anaerolineaceae bacterium oral taxon 439 genomic region:
- a CDS encoding amino acid ABC transporter substrate-binding protein — MEVLMKKIIALSLLLAVSLLAAVGFAYAQVDGEITIGVFEPVTGENGGGGFQEVLGVRYANQVYPEITVGGKTYKINLFEVDNKSDKTEAVTAAQNLVSKNVTAVVGSYGSGVSIAAGEIFADAMIPAMGASCTNPQVTFGNDFYFRVAFLDPFQGTVMANYAFQNGAKKAAVITQLGDDYSSGLGSFFTNAFVALAGEDGIVAQEQFQTNQTDFKAILGNIKAADPDVIFAPSSIVTASLIIKQARELGITAQIMGGDTWENATIIDNAGADAEGVVVSTFFDDAAPETEEARKFVEGFKPFLVENGQPEIIPAVAALSYDAYLALYRAMEQADSVDPVAIRDALTELEFEAVTGKIAFDENGDAIKDMAFIKVIEDGKFKFLQTVTVAE; from the coding sequence ATGGAGGTTCTGATGAAGAAGATTATTGCATTGTCGCTGTTGCTTGCTGTTTCTTTATTGGCTGCTGTCGGGTTTGCGTATGCGCAGGTAGACGGCGAAATTACAATCGGCGTTTTCGAACCGGTTACGGGCGAAAACGGCGGCGGCGGTTTCCAGGAGGTTCTCGGCGTCCGATACGCGAATCAGGTTTATCCGGAGATTACGGTCGGCGGTAAAACTTATAAAATCAACCTGTTTGAAGTTGATAATAAGAGCGATAAGACCGAGGCGGTAACCGCTGCGCAGAACCTGGTCAGTAAGAACGTTACCGCGGTCGTCGGTTCTTACGGTTCGGGCGTTTCGATCGCGGCGGGCGAGATTTTCGCTGATGCGATGATCCCGGCGATGGGCGCTTCCTGTACGAATCCGCAGGTTACGTTCGGAAACGATTTTTATTTCCGCGTCGCTTTCCTCGATCCGTTCCAAGGTACGGTCATGGCAAACTACGCGTTCCAGAACGGCGCGAAGAAAGCCGCGGTTATTACGCAGCTGGGCGACGACTATTCGTCCGGGCTGGGGAGCTTCTTCACGAACGCGTTCGTCGCGCTCGCCGGCGAAGACGGAATCGTCGCGCAGGAGCAGTTCCAGACGAATCAGACCGACTTCAAGGCCATCCTTGGCAATATTAAAGCCGCCGATCCGGACGTTATTTTCGCGCCGTCGTCGATCGTGACCGCGTCGTTGATTATTAAACAGGCGCGAGAATTGGGGATTACGGCGCAGATCATGGGCGGCGATACCTGGGAGAACGCGACGATTATCGATAACGCCGGGGCTGACGCGGAAGGCGTCGTCGTCTCGACGTTCTTCGACGACGCGGCTCCGGAAACCGAGGAGGCGAGGAAATTCGTCGAGGGATTCAAGCCGTTTCTTGTTGAAAACGGACAGCCCGAAATTATTCCGGCGGTTGCCGCGCTTAGCTACGACGCCTATCTGGCGCTGTACCGCGCGATGGAGCAGGCGGATTCGGTCGATCCGGTCGCGATTCGCGACGCGCTGACGGAACTTGAATTCGAGGCTGTAACCGGTAAAATCGCTTTCGACGAAAATGGCGATGCGATCAAGGATATGGCGTTTATTAAGGTTATCGAGGACGGAAAATTCAAGTTCCTGCAGACCGTTACTGTTGCGGAATAA